In the Streptomyces sp. cg36 genome, one interval contains:
- a CDS encoding amino acid adenylation domain-containing protein — MSVQEDTSSPLTGAQQGLWFAQRLDPANAAYNTAEYVEIHGPVDPALFETALRRTVGEAQTFALRFADTPDGPRSAPAAADDWPLRLVDVSAEADPGAAAEAWIRADMARAADLTEGPLFTQALFTLAPDRHFWFLRAHHILLDGYSYKLVARRLSEVYAALADGREVPASPFLPVDRLLEEENAYRASDRFTRDRDHWTARLADAPGAVGLTEGTAAPSPSFLRRTTLLSPAETERLTAAAARFGAARNDLIVAAVAAYLHRVTGQQDIVLGLPTMSRLGSTALRTPGTASNILPLRLAVTPATTAGELVAAVAAALRDVRKHQQYRAEDLRRDLKLLGGDRRLYGPVVNLVPFDEEPPFGGHRTTSHHLSGGAVEDLQINVRPGAGGEGVWIAFDANPALYSEEALTDHQQRLLRLLDQLAEADAGLPLARTTLLHPEELPGYAAAESTPTAPDAVLSTRFEAQAARTPDAVAVTHEDTRLTYAELNARANRLARLLVERGAGPGGVVALALPRSAELVVALLAVVKSGAAYLPLDPGYPAERIRAVAEDASPALVVTDAATAATLPATGASPLVIGDPDVERELAARPGADLTDADRQAPLTPADPAYIIHTSGSTGRPKGVVIPHSNVVRLFETSAAHFDFGPDDVWTLFHSYAFDFSVWELWGPLLHGGRLVVVPYATSRSPHDFLRLLREERVTVLNQTPSAFQQLVQAEAETDDGGELALRYVVFGGEALEPAQLRPWVDRHGDASPVLVNMYGITETTVHVTHQRMTRETIEDPAARSVIGTALPDLRVHVLDHCLQPVPPGWVGEMYVAGPGLAQGYLDRPELTAERFVADPFGPAGERMYRTGDLARRSADGTLEYAGRCDQQVKIRGFRIEPGEIEAALLGHPRVARAAVVTRESEGSADRILVAYAVPAPGEHPSPAELRTHLAALLPEHMVPSACVLLDALPLTANGKLDAKALPAPDFAAAATGRAPATESQALVCGLYEELLRLPEGTVGPDDNFFDLGGHSLLATRLMTRLRAATGAEVSMAVFFALPTPAAVAGHLTAAAGPARPPLVRAERPDPVPLSFTQQSMWFLNQLDGAAATYNIPLVVPLAHEVDEAALRAALADVADRHETLRTLLPESGGVPRQDIRPRGALRPELHVVDCPASEVGAHVDAARRHRFDLTRDQPLWAGLYGTGAARTLVLVLHHSAADGWSLRPLAEDLSTAYAARCEGRDPGWEELPVQYADYALWQRALLDDTDAEDGLMQRQLGFWKERLAGLPVELALPADRPRPEAPGRRGGHLTLDVDAALHRALLRLGEESGASLFMVVQSALAALLTRWGAGTDVPIGTPVAGRADAALDDLVGLMANSLVLRTDTSGDPEFRELLGRVKDFDLAAYDHQDLPFDRLVEELNPARTPARHPLFQVMLALQNNTEATVRLGADEAPLRPSATGTAKFDLFVDVVENQGPDGAPAGLVCHVEYAADLFDHTTVERAASALHALLAAVAEEPALRLGELPAPEPGDRTGTGAVAGSDAAGPERALLAQSDVRDAVAVTADGRTTLFAVPTRAAAAEQAARAVRRAADDRAAAFRVAAVTDLPRHPDGALDTEALGALPVIDTEAAEAWRGELSRLPGVRSATVSLEEVSDPIGRLYIGSSGGRATETARTLDAGAAAAVPALSEGAPLPEPTVAGWAEALRRAAAGGPHAEVVHVRADGSETRRDYASLIEEASRVLGGLRALGLRPGDQVILQCEDTEDFLATLWGCVLGGFVTVPLTVPPTYATASAPVAKLEGVWQMLHRPWMITSASGEAGLRDLAERRGWEGLRLTTTDELRAGPLDEDWHAARPDDVVLMLLTSGSTGLPKAVRLTHRNVLTRAAATASLNSLTEHDVSVNWIPLDHVTGVVMFHLRDVYLGCRQVHAPTSWILEDPLRWMELAHRHRATVTWAPNFAFGLVSEQAHRMSGRAWDLSPMRLVMNAGEVVVAATARRWLEVMKPFGLPQDVMHPCWGMSETSSVVTDTILAAQPQPGEDTFVSCGLPYPGFAMRIVDDQERIVAEGTAGRLQVRGTTVTHGYHDNAKANAESFTPEGWFETGDLAFLRAGELYITGRAKDVIIVNGVNHYSHEIESCVEELPFVVRSFTAACAVRTDPTAGTDELALFFHLEEGTDVTRALRSIRGKVTREIGISPAHLMPVEAALIPKTEIGKIQRTQLRKRFEAGEFDRIAQSSEILLASTATVPDWFLRPVWQRAERVHAPAQSGGHTLVLAGRHAPGAALAETVAARLRAEGGRCTVVTDGEEFARRDAAAYRVRPDSAADLGTLLDRLAADDRPVDAVLHLGTLDGRTGEPETAAELLAAQRDGADSLLCLAQALTARHTASQQVRLLVVSAAAQAVRDGDLPSYAHGAVGGLLKSLREELPWLRTAQVDLADAGDDAGPLLAELAAPVTDAEVAFRDGGRWIRRLAPLPDPLPRTAPPATEGFHLVSGGLGGVAGRLAEHLLKTPGTRLLLVGRTQLPDEDSWDKHIAEGGPLARRIETYRSLRELGEVRYVGADITDAERLRAAVAEAADVWSAPLAAVVHLAGRFEQRAVADLGLEEWRAALAAKVTGGWVLHRLAQEHGARTYLSFSSVNGYFGGSMSSSYAAANAFLDALAAHQRGSGLDAQSLAWSMWDELGMSEGYGLKSLTEARGYRVLDSASALRSFDLARTLAEPHLLIGTDRALPWVRGHVQAPARPVHRLAGKVALDEGADLGALYTAARTGARAAGADGHWVLRAAGSSAADAPGAAGDDSAEGTRRLEKVLSTIWCRVLGRDQVGVEENFFDLGGHSLLLVRAQGAVNEELGCELSVVDLFSHPSVRALARHLTETGFAAGSPAPADAPDSTPPSGLDLARQRAERQRAARAGRRPAPNTPRTEHEGPRNDG, encoded by the coding sequence ATGTCTGTCCAGGAGGACACCAGTAGCCCGCTGACCGGGGCCCAGCAGGGTCTCTGGTTCGCCCAGCGGCTCGACCCCGCGAACGCCGCCTACAACACCGCCGAGTACGTGGAGATCCACGGGCCCGTGGACCCCGCGCTGTTCGAGACCGCGCTGCGGCGGACCGTGGGCGAGGCGCAGACGTTCGCCCTGCGCTTCGCCGACACCCCCGACGGCCCGCGCAGCGCGCCGGCCGCGGCCGACGACTGGCCGCTGCGGCTGGTGGACGTGAGCGCGGAGGCGGACCCCGGTGCGGCGGCCGAGGCATGGATACGCGCCGACATGGCCCGGGCGGCCGACCTCACCGAGGGCCCGCTGTTCACCCAGGCGTTGTTCACCCTGGCACCCGACCGCCACTTCTGGTTCCTGCGGGCCCACCACATCCTGCTCGACGGCTACAGCTACAAGCTCGTCGCCCGGCGCCTCTCCGAGGTGTACGCGGCGCTCGCCGACGGGCGCGAGGTGCCCGCGAGCCCGTTCCTGCCGGTGGACCGGCTGCTGGAGGAGGAGAACGCCTACCGCGCCTCGGACCGCTTCACCCGCGACCGCGACCACTGGACGGCCCGCCTCGCGGACGCGCCCGGCGCCGTCGGTCTGACCGAGGGCACCGCGGCGCCCTCCCCGTCCTTCCTGCGCCGCACCACCCTCCTCTCCCCCGCCGAGACCGAGCGGCTGACCGCGGCGGCGGCCCGCTTCGGGGCCGCCCGCAACGATCTGATCGTGGCGGCCGTCGCCGCCTATCTGCACCGCGTCACCGGGCAGCAGGACATCGTGCTCGGCCTGCCCACCATGAGCCGGCTCGGCTCGACCGCCCTGCGCACGCCCGGCACCGCCTCCAACATCCTGCCGCTGCGCCTGGCCGTAACCCCCGCCACCACCGCCGGAGAGCTGGTGGCGGCGGTCGCCGCCGCATTACGCGATGTGCGCAAGCACCAGCAGTACCGGGCCGAGGACCTGCGCCGCGACCTCAAACTCCTGGGCGGCGACCGGCGGCTGTACGGGCCGGTGGTCAACCTGGTCCCGTTCGACGAGGAGCCGCCCTTCGGCGGCCACCGCACCACCTCCCACCACCTCTCCGGCGGCGCCGTCGAGGACCTCCAGATCAACGTGCGGCCCGGCGCGGGCGGCGAGGGCGTGTGGATCGCCTTCGACGCCAACCCCGCCCTCTACTCCGAAGAGGCGCTCACCGACCACCAGCAGCGCCTGCTGCGCCTGCTGGACCAGCTCGCCGAGGCGGACGCCGGTCTGCCGCTGGCCCGCACCACCCTGCTGCACCCCGAGGAGCTTCCCGGGTACGCCGCCGCCGAGAGCACGCCCACCGCGCCCGACGCCGTGCTGTCCACCCGGTTCGAGGCCCAGGCCGCCCGCACCCCCGACGCGGTCGCCGTCACCCACGAGGACACCCGGCTCACCTACGCGGAGCTCAACGCCCGCGCCAACCGGCTGGCCCGGCTCCTCGTCGAGCGCGGCGCCGGACCCGGCGGGGTGGTGGCGCTGGCGCTGCCCCGCTCGGCCGAGCTGGTCGTCGCCCTGCTCGCGGTCGTCAAGTCCGGTGCCGCGTACCTGCCGTTGGACCCCGGCTACCCGGCCGAGCGGATCCGCGCGGTCGCCGAGGACGCCTCCCCCGCGCTGGTGGTGACCGACGCGGCCACCGCCGCCACGCTGCCCGCCACCGGCGCCTCCCCCCTCGTCATCGGCGACCCGGACGTGGAGCGCGAGCTGGCCGCCCGCCCCGGCGCGGACCTCACCGACGCCGACCGGCAGGCCCCGCTCACCCCCGCCGACCCGGCGTACATCATCCACACCTCGGGCTCCACCGGGCGCCCCAAGGGCGTGGTGATCCCGCACTCCAACGTGGTGCGGCTCTTCGAGACCTCCGCCGCCCACTTCGACTTCGGCCCGGACGACGTGTGGACGCTCTTCCACTCGTACGCCTTCGACTTCTCCGTCTGGGAGCTGTGGGGACCGCTGCTGCACGGCGGCCGGCTCGTCGTCGTCCCGTACGCCACCAGCCGCTCGCCGCACGACTTCCTGCGGCTGCTGCGCGAGGAGCGCGTCACCGTCCTCAACCAGACGCCCTCCGCCTTCCAGCAGCTCGTCCAGGCCGAGGCGGAGACGGACGACGGCGGTGAACTCGCCCTGCGCTACGTCGTCTTCGGCGGCGAGGCGCTGGAGCCCGCGCAGCTGCGCCCCTGGGTGGACCGGCACGGCGACGCCTCGCCCGTCCTGGTCAACATGTACGGGATCACCGAGACCACCGTGCACGTCACCCACCAGCGGATGACCCGGGAGACGATCGAGGACCCGGCCGCCCGCAGCGTCATCGGCACCGCCCTGCCCGACCTGCGCGTCCACGTCCTCGACCACTGCCTCCAGCCGGTGCCGCCCGGCTGGGTCGGCGAGATGTACGTGGCGGGCCCCGGGCTCGCCCAGGGCTATCTGGACCGCCCGGAGCTGACGGCCGAGCGGTTCGTGGCCGACCCGTTCGGCCCGGCGGGCGAGCGGATGTACCGCACCGGCGACCTGGCCCGGCGCTCGGCCGACGGCACCCTGGAGTACGCGGGCCGCTGCGACCAGCAGGTCAAGATCCGCGGCTTCCGCATCGAGCCCGGTGAGATCGAGGCCGCGCTCCTGGGCCACCCCCGTGTGGCACGGGCCGCCGTGGTGACCCGCGAGAGCGAGGGCTCGGCCGACCGCATCCTGGTCGCCTACGCCGTCCCCGCGCCCGGCGAGCACCCCTCGCCCGCCGAGCTGCGCACCCATCTGGCCGCCCTGCTGCCCGAGCACATGGTGCCCAGCGCCTGCGTCCTGCTGGACGCGCTGCCGCTGACCGCCAACGGGAAACTGGACGCCAAGGCGCTGCCCGCGCCCGACTTCGCCGCCGCGGCCACCGGCCGCGCCCCCGCCACCGAGTCCCAGGCGCTGGTCTGCGGCCTGTACGAGGAGCTGCTGCGGCTGCCCGAGGGCACGGTCGGCCCCGACGACAACTTCTTCGACCTCGGCGGGCACTCCCTGCTCGCCACCCGCCTGATGACCCGGCTGCGCGCCGCCACCGGCGCCGAGGTGTCCATGGCCGTCTTCTTCGCGCTGCCCACCCCGGCGGCCGTCGCCGGCCACCTCACGGCCGCCGCCGGACCCGCCCGCCCGCCGCTGGTCCGAGCCGAGCGGCCCGACCCGGTGCCGCTCTCCTTCACCCAGCAGAGCATGTGGTTCCTCAACCAGCTGGACGGGGCCGCCGCCACCTACAACATCCCGCTGGTCGTACCGCTGGCGCACGAGGTGGACGAGGCAGCGCTGCGCGCGGCGCTGGCGGACGTGGCCGACCGGCACGAGACCCTGCGCACCCTGCTGCCGGAGAGCGGCGGCGTGCCGCGCCAGGACATCCGCCCGCGCGGCGCCCTGCGGCCCGAACTGCACGTGGTCGACTGCCCCGCCTCCGAGGTCGGCGCACATGTCGACGCGGCCCGGCGCCACCGCTTCGACCTGACCCGCGACCAGCCGCTGTGGGCCGGTCTGTACGGGACCGGCGCGGCCCGCACCCTGGTGCTGGTGCTGCACCACAGCGCCGCCGACGGCTGGTCGCTGCGTCCGCTCGCGGAGGACCTCTCCACCGCGTACGCCGCCCGCTGCGAGGGCCGCGACCCGGGCTGGGAGGAACTGCCCGTCCAGTACGCCGACTACGCGCTGTGGCAGCGCGCGCTCCTCGATGACACCGACGCCGAGGACGGCTTGATGCAGCGTCAGCTCGGCTTCTGGAAGGAGCGGCTGGCGGGCCTCCCGGTGGAGCTCGCCCTGCCCGCCGACCGGCCGCGCCCCGAGGCCCCGGGCCGCCGCGGCGGCCACCTCACCCTCGACGTGGACGCCGCCCTGCACCGCGCGCTGCTGCGGCTCGGCGAGGAGAGCGGCGCGAGCCTGTTCATGGTGGTGCAGAGCGCACTCGCCGCCCTGCTCACCCGCTGGGGCGCGGGCACCGACGTCCCCATCGGCACTCCGGTGGCCGGACGCGCCGACGCCGCCCTGGACGATCTCGTCGGTCTGATGGCCAACTCGCTGGTGCTGCGCACCGACACCTCGGGCGACCCGGAGTTCCGTGAACTCCTCGGCCGGGTCAAGGACTTCGACCTGGCCGCCTACGACCACCAGGACCTGCCCTTCGACCGGCTGGTCGAGGAGCTCAACCCGGCCCGCACCCCGGCCCGGCACCCGCTCTTCCAGGTCATGCTGGCCCTGCAGAACAACACCGAGGCCACCGTCCGCCTCGGCGCCGACGAGGCGCCGCTGCGGCCGAGCGCCACCGGCACCGCCAAGTTCGACCTCTTCGTCGACGTGGTGGAGAACCAGGGCCCCGACGGCGCCCCGGCCGGGCTCGTGTGCCACGTCGAGTACGCCGCCGACCTGTTCGACCACACCACCGTGGAGCGCGCGGCGAGCGCCCTGCACGCGCTGCTGGCGGCCGTCGCCGAGGAGCCCGCGCTGCGCCTGGGCGAGCTGCCCGCGCCGGAGCCGGGCGACCGTACCGGGACCGGGGCCGTCGCCGGGTCCGACGCGGCCGGGCCGGAGCGCGCGCTGCTGGCCCAGAGCGACGTCCGGGACGCCGTGGCCGTGACGGCGGACGGGCGGACGACGCTGTTCGCGGTGCCCACCCGCGCCGCGGCGGCCGAGCAGGCCGCGCGCGCCGTGCGCCGCGCCGCGGACGACCGGGCCGCCGCGTTCCGCGTAGCCGCCGTCACCGATCTGCCCCGCCACCCCGACGGCGCCCTGGACACCGAGGCGCTCGGCGCGCTGCCGGTGATCGACACCGAGGCCGCCGAGGCGTGGCGGGGGGAGCTGTCCCGGCTCCCCGGCGTCCGCTCGGCGACCGTGTCGCTGGAGGAGGTGTCCGACCCGATCGGGCGGCTCTACATCGGCTCGTCCGGCGGCCGTGCGACCGAGACGGCCCGCACCCTGGACGCCGGCGCCGCCGCGGCCGTACCCGCGCTCAGCGAGGGCGCCCCGCTGCCCGAACCGACCGTGGCCGGCTGGGCCGAGGCGCTGCGCCGGGCCGCCGCCGGCGGACCGCACGCCGAGGTCGTCCACGTCCGCGCCGACGGCAGCGAGACCCGCCGCGACTACGCCTCGCTGATCGAGGAGGCGTCCCGGGTGCTCGGCGGGCTGCGGGCGCTCGGGCTGCGCCCCGGCGACCAGGTGATCCTCCAGTGCGAGGACACCGAGGACTTCCTCGCCACGCTGTGGGGCTGTGTGCTCGGCGGCTTCGTGACGGTGCCGCTGACCGTGCCCCCCACCTACGCGACCGCCTCCGCGCCGGTGGCCAAGCTGGAGGGGGTGTGGCAGATGCTGCACCGCCCGTGGATGATCACCTCCGCCTCCGGCGAGGCCGGGCTGCGCGACCTGGCCGAGCGGCGCGGCTGGGAGGGCCTGCGGCTCACCACCACGGACGAGCTGCGCGCCGGACCGCTCGACGAGGACTGGCACGCCGCCCGGCCCGACGACGTGGTGCTGATGCTGCTGACCTCGGGGAGCACCGGCCTGCCCAAGGCGGTCCGGCTCACCCACCGCAACGTGCTGACCCGCGCGGCGGCCACCGCGTCCCTCAACTCCCTGACCGAGCACGACGTCTCGGTCAACTGGATCCCGCTCGACCACGTCACCGGTGTGGTCATGTTCCATCTGCGGGACGTCTATCTGGGCTGCCGCCAGGTGCACGCGCCGACCTCCTGGATCCTGGAGGACCCGCTGCGCTGGATGGAGCTCGCGCACCGCCACCGCGCCACCGTCACCTGGGCGCCCAACTTCGCCTTCGGCCTGGTCAGCGAGCAGGCGCACCGGATGTCCGGGCGCGCCTGGGACCTGTCCCCGATGCGTCTGGTGATGAACGCGGGCGAGGTCGTCGTCGCGGCCACCGCCCGGCGCTGGCTGGAGGTGATGAAGCCGTTCGGCCTGCCGCAGGACGTCATGCACCCGTGCTGGGGCATGTCGGAGACCTCCTCGGTGGTCACCGACACCATCCTCGCGGCCCAGCCGCAGCCCGGCGAGGACACCTTCGTCAGCTGCGGTCTGCCCTACCCCGGCTTCGCCATGCGGATCGTCGACGACCAGGAGCGGATCGTCGCCGAGGGCACCGCGGGCCGCCTCCAGGTGCGCGGCACCACGGTGACCCACGGCTACCACGACAACGCGAAGGCGAACGCCGAGTCGTTCACGCCCGAGGGCTGGTTCGAGACCGGCGACCTGGCCTTCCTGCGCGCCGGGGAGCTCTACATCACGGGCCGCGCCAAGGACGTCATCATCGTCAACGGCGTCAACCACTACAGCCACGAGATCGAGTCCTGCGTCGAGGAACTGCCCTTCGTCGTAAGGAGCTTCACCGCGGCCTGCGCGGTGCGCACCGACCCGACGGCGGGCACCGACGAACTCGCCCTCTTCTTCCATCTGGAGGAGGGCACCGACGTCACCCGGGCGCTGCGGTCGATCCGCGGCAAGGTCACCCGGGAGATCGGGATCAGCCCGGCGCACCTGATGCCCGTCGAGGCGGCCCTGATCCCCAAGACGGAGATCGGCAAGATCCAGCGCACCCAGCTGCGCAAGCGGTTCGAGGCGGGCGAGTTCGACCGGATCGCCCAGTCCTCCGAGATCCTGCTGGCCAGCACCGCCACGGTGCCGGACTGGTTCCTGCGCCCGGTGTGGCAGCGGGCCGAGCGCGTCCACGCCCCGGCCCAGTCCGGCGGCCACACCCTGGTGCTGGCCGGGCGGCACGCCCCGGGCGCCGCCCTGGCCGAGACCGTCGCGGCGCGGCTGCGCGCCGAGGGCGGCCGGTGCACGGTCGTCACGGACGGCGAGGAGTTCGCCCGGCGGGACGCCGCCGCGTACCGCGTCCGCCCCGACTCGGCGGCCGACCTCGGCACGCTCCTGGACCGTCTGGCGGCCGACGACCGGCCGGTGGACGCCGTGCTGCACCTGGGCACCCTCGACGGGCGGACCGGCGAGCCGGAGACGGCCGCCGAGCTGCTCGCCGCCCAGCGCGACGGCGCCGACTCCCTGCTCTGCCTCGCCCAGGCACTGACGGCTCGTCACACCGCGTCCCAGCAGGTGAGGTTGCTGGTGGTGAGCGCGGCGGCCCAGGCCGTACGGGACGGCGACCTCCCCTCGTACGCGCACGGCGCCGTCGGCGGGCTCCTGAAGAGCCTGCGCGAGGAGCTGCCCTGGCTGCGCACCGCGCAGGTGGACCTGGCGGACGCCGGGGACGACGCCGGGCCGCTGCTCGCGGAGCTCGCCGCGCCGGTGACCGACGCCGAGGTGGCCTTCCGCGACGGCGGGCGCTGGATCCGCCGGCTCGCCCCGCTCCCCGACCCGCTGCCGCGCACCGCGCCGCCCGCCACCGAGGGCTTCCACCTGGTCAGCGGCGGCCTCGGCGGAGTGGCCGGACGGCTGGCCGAGCACCTGCTCAAGACCCCCGGCACCCGGCTGCTGCTGGTGGGCCGCACCCAGCTGCCCGACGAGGACAGCTGGGACAAGCACATCGCCGAGGGCGGCCCGCTGGCCCGCCGCATCGAGACCTACCGCTCCCTGCGCGAGCTGGGCGAGGTGCGGTACGTGGGCGCCGACATCACCGACGCCGAGCGGCTGCGCGCCGCCGTGGCCGAGGCGGCCGACGTCTGGTCCGCCCCGCTCGCCGCGGTGGTGCACCTCGCGGGCCGCTTCGAGCAGCGCGCGGTGGCCGACCTCGGCCTGGAGGAGTGGCGCGCGGCACTGGCCGCCAAGGTCACCGGCGGCTGGGTGCTGCACCGCCTCGCCCAGGAGCACGGGGCCCGCACGTACCTCTCGTTCTCCTCGGTCAACGGCTACTTCGGCGGCTCGATGAGCAGCTCCTACGCCGCCGCCAACGCGTTCCTCGACGCGCTCGCCGCCCATCAGCGCGGCAGCGGCCTGGACGCGCAGAGCCTGGCCTGGAGCATGTGGGACGAGCTGGGCATGAGCGAGGGGTACGGGCTCAAGTCGCTGACCGAGGCGCGCGGTTACCGGGTCCTGGACTCCGCCTCGGCCCTGCGCTCCTTCGACCTGGCCCGCACCCTGGCCGAGCCGCACCTGCTGATCGGCACCGACCGCGCCCTGCCCTGGGTGCGCGGCCACGTCCAGGCGCCGGCCCGGCCGGTGCACCGGCTCGCGGGCAAGGTGGCGCTCGACGAGGGCGCCGACCTCGGGGCCCTGTACACCGCGGCCCGGACCGGGGCGCGGGCGGCCGGGGCCGACGGCCACTGGGTGCTGCGCGCTGCCGGTTCGTCGGCGGCGGACGCGCCCGGCGCCGCCGGGGACGACTCCGCCGAGGGCACGCGCCGGCTGGAGAAGGTCCTCAGCACCATCTGGTGCCGGGTCCTGGGCCGTGACCAGGTCGGTGTCGAGGAGAACTTCTTCGACCTCGGCGGCCACTCGCTGCTCCTGGTCCGCGCCCAGGGCGCGGTCAACGAGGAGCTCGGCTGCGAGCTGAGCGTGGTGGACCTGTTCAGCCACCCGAGCGTGCGGGCCCTGGCCCGCCATCTCACCGAGACCGGCTTCGCCGCCGGCTCCCCCGCGCCCGCCGACGCACCCGACAGCACACCCCCGTCCGGGCTCGACCTCGCCCGGCAGCGGGCCGAACGCCAGCGCGCCGCGCGCGCCGGGCGCCGACCCGCCCCGAACACCCCCCGCACCGAGCACGAAGGACCCCGCAACGATGGATGA
- a CDS encoding condensation domain-containing protein, which produces MQRMLCPVETIYVAQRSRAVLVCTVRGALDKELLAAAFAAKVAEHPSLRCRIAVEDGAAVLQPLPPEDRPRLLVREGGPTAFTEEFNTPLPVGGPLVRAVLLRGTDEHSLVLSVDHTITDGHSGIALQNALWDTYTDLVAGRRPVTAEDREEYPEPVSVQLPETSEPELEEYLARRVRRTVERPVVSLPYAAVGAERTPGRPELDVRRLVLEPHETSGLLQYAKSQRVPVHGLVAAAALTAVRGLLGDDPDPRTLGCLSPVDLRSRLATPLAREVMVPAVTTCLDVFDVAPGTDPLALAREVTESLHTAIDSGEYLHELHLLPKVPQHPAILATSVIVTNMGRVATPVVPDGLEVTDVRLAPARENYFPQAGRGPVMVCVVSFGDRLGIELPYSTACFTDEQVEAVRGALHTALLGFAAGRDDAEGPVAVPA; this is translated from the coding sequence ATGCAGCGCATGTTATGCCCGGTCGAGACGATCTACGTGGCGCAGCGGAGCCGTGCCGTGCTCGTGTGCACCGTGCGCGGCGCGCTCGACAAGGAGCTGCTCGCCGCGGCGTTCGCCGCCAAGGTCGCCGAGCATCCCTCGCTGCGCTGCCGGATCGCCGTCGAGGACGGGGCCGCCGTGCTCCAGCCGCTGCCGCCGGAGGACCGGCCGAGGCTGCTGGTGCGCGAGGGCGGGCCCACGGCCTTCACGGAGGAGTTCAACACCCCGCTGCCGGTGGGCGGCCCGCTGGTGCGCGCGGTGCTGCTGCGCGGCACCGACGAGCACAGCCTGGTCCTCAGCGTCGACCACACCATCACCGACGGCCACAGCGGCATCGCCCTGCAGAACGCGCTGTGGGACACCTACACGGACCTCGTGGCGGGCCGCCGCCCGGTCACCGCGGAGGACCGCGAGGAGTACCCGGAGCCCGTCTCCGTCCAGCTGCCCGAAACGTCGGAGCCCGAGCTGGAGGAGTACCTGGCGCGGCGCGTGCGGCGCACGGTGGAGCGCCCCGTCGTCAGCCTCCCCTACGCGGCCGTGGGCGCCGAGCGCACCCCCGGCAGGCCCGAACTCGACGTACGGCGGCTGGTGCTGGAGCCGCACGAGACGTCCGGACTGCTCCAGTACGCCAAGTCCCAGCGGGTGCCCGTGCACGGACTGGTGGCCGCCGCCGCCCTGACCGCCGTGCGCGGTCTGCTCGGCGACGACCCGGACCCGCGCACCCTGGGCTGCCTCTCGCCGGTGGACCTGCGCTCGCGGCTCGCCACGCCGCTGGCGCGCGAGGTGATGGTGCCCGCCGTGACGACCTGTCTCGACGTGTTCGACGTGGCGCCCGGCACCGACCCGCTGGCGCTGGCCCGCGAGGTCACCGAGAGCCTGCACACGGCCATCGACAGCGGCGAGTACCTCCATGAGCTGCACCTGCTGCCCAAGGTCCCGCAGCACCCGGCGATCCTCGCCACCAGCGTCATCGTGACCAACATGGGGCGGGTGGCCACCCCGGTGGTCCCCGACGGCCTGGAGGTCACCGACGTACGGCTCGCCCCGGCCCGCGAGAACTACTTCCCCCAGGCGGGGCGCGGCCCGGTGATGGTGTGCGTGGTCTCCTTCGGCGACCGGCTCGGCATCGAACTGCCCTACAGCACCGCCTGTTTCACCGACGAACAGGTCGAGGCCGTCCGCGGCGCCCTGCACACCGCCCTGCTCGGCTTCGCCGCCGGCCGCGACGACGCCGAGGGCCCGGTGGCGGTCCCCGCGTGA
- a CDS encoding RNA polymerase sigma factor produces MTTTNETQAPVATALLPRAQAGDDRAMNDILLHIEPFVGRLCLPIAQGHSSDAAQEAMLAIFRGIRGLREPEAFYGWVRAVTVREAVRTSKRLSQGPTDDLTDRALDGNPLDTVHISDAMERLPDQHRQVLVLRAVYGMNEEEMAATLALPVGTVRSRLHRARRNFQNAWHQQSA; encoded by the coding sequence GTGACGACGACGAACGAGACGCAGGCCCCGGTCGCCACGGCCCTGCTGCCGCGGGCGCAGGCCGGCGACGACCGGGCCATGAACGACATCCTGCTGCACATAGAGCCCTTCGTCGGCCGGCTCTGTCTGCCGATCGCCCAGGGCCACAGCTCGGACGCCGCGCAGGAGGCGATGCTCGCCATCTTCCGCGGCATCCGGGGGCTGCGCGAACCCGAGGCGTTCTACGGGTGGGTGCGCGCGGTGACCGTACGGGAGGCGGTGCGCACCTCCAAGCGGCTGAGCCAGGGCCCGACCGACGACCTGACCGACCGGGCGCTGGACGGCAACCCCCTGGACACCGTGCACATCTCCGACGCGATGGAGCGGCTGCCCGACCAGCACCGCCAGGTCCTGGTGCTGCGGGCCGTGTACGGCATGAACGAGGAGGAGATGGCCGCCACCCTCGCCCTGCCCGTGGGCACCGTCCGCTCGCGGCTGCACCGCGCCCGCCGCAACTTCCAGAACGCCTGGCACCAGCAGAGCGCCTGA